A stretch of Campylobacter showae DNA encodes these proteins:
- a CDS encoding twin-arginine translocation signal domain-containing protein, with amino-acid sequence MQKNRREFLKKAGIAGAVAATAGAITATASNLKYGKSKKTEVLYKRSKNWDLYYEQAK; translated from the coding sequence ATGCAAAAAAATAGGCGAGAATTTTTAAAAAAGGCCGGCATCGCCGGCGCGGTAGCGGCTACGGCAGGAGCCATAACGGCTACGGCGTCAAACCTAAAATACGGTAAAAGTAAAAAGACCGAGGTGCTTTATAAAAGAAGCAAAAACTGGGATCTATACTACGAACAAGCGAAATAA
- a CDS encoding formate dehydrogenase subunit alpha: protein MSNSNAVGRRSFLKMAALAGVAGSMSGLAASGITRSATKEEMANPFPNSKIVKTVCSVCSVGCGVLAEVENGVWVRQEVAQDHPVSAGGHCCKGSDVIDMVRSHCRVKYPMKKVGGKWKRISYKDALDEIGAKLKAYREKNPEQVMFLGSAKDSNEQSYYISKFSAMFGTNNLDHQARIUHSATVAGVANTWGYGAMTNHLGDIQNAKSIFIIGANPAVNHPVGFRHFLKAKENNGAKLIVVDPRYTRTAAKADYFAQIRPGTDIPFMYGMMNLIFENGWEDKKFIEDRTYGIDEIRKEAAKWTPEVVEDVTGVPAATLKEITEVFAKNRPGSVVWAMGLTQHTIGSSNTRIAPILQLILGNMGVSGGGCNILRGHDNVQGASDMANAPDSLPGYYAKNEATWKYFAKMWKVDYEWLQGNFVKPEWMFKPGFTLARWWAGVLDGKNGNDTIENAGDSLKALIVIGNGITSTAQQAKVQEGLDGLELLVLLDPFVNDAGVITNKKDDVYLLPAATQFETSGTVVATNRSGQWRSQVVEPLFESMPDHEILFELAKRLGYYDELTRTIRDSEGKIEWPEAATREIASIVKSIGLTGWTPERLKRHQANWDKFDEKTLMGKEGTEVAGEYYGLPWPCWTEKHPGSPNLYDINKPVMQGGMGFRNRFGLEHNGVNQLAGDGSAPVGGAQSGGYPEIKKDNIEKVLGITLTDEEREKMGATWATDASGIIAEKCMEKGIAPYGNARARAIVWTFVDQIPQHREPLHTPRQDLAQKYPSFEDKPNHYRVFTKYKSLQLSKDFSKEFPINLTTGRLVNFSGAGMETRASMYLSRITPEMFADIHPELAAKHGIKNWDFVWIHSPEGTKIKVRARVVPSVKPDTIFLPFHWAGYMQGVDMTGNFPDGTKPYAVGESANTVANYGYDIVTQIPETKSGLCRIEKA, encoded by the coding sequence ATGTCCAACTCAAACGCAGTCGGGCGAAGATCGTTTTTAAAAATGGCCGCGCTAGCGGGCGTTGCGGGCAGCATGAGCGGACTGGCTGCTAGCGGCATAACCAGAAGTGCGACCAAAGAAGAGATGGCAAATCCGTTTCCAAACTCTAAAATCGTAAAAACCGTTTGCTCGGTTTGCTCTGTTGGATGCGGAGTGCTAGCCGAGGTAGAAAACGGCGTTTGGGTACGCCAAGAGGTGGCCCAAGATCACCCGGTAAGCGCTGGCGGTCACTGCTGTAAGGGCAGCGACGTCATCGATATGGTGCGCTCTCACTGCCGTGTAAAATATCCGATGAAAAAAGTCGGCGGCAAATGGAAACGCATCAGCTACAAAGACGCGCTTGATGAGATCGGCGCAAAACTAAAAGCTTACCGTGAGAAAAACCCGGAGCAAGTTATGTTTCTGGGTTCAGCAAAAGATAGCAACGAGCAGAGCTACTACATCAGTAAATTCTCTGCGATGTTTGGGACAAACAACCTAGATCACCAAGCTAGAATTTGACATAGCGCAACAGTCGCCGGTGTGGCGAATACGTGGGGTTATGGAGCTATGACTAATCACCTTGGAGATATCCAAAACGCGAAGTCTATCTTTATAATCGGCGCAAATCCGGCTGTAAACCACCCGGTAGGATTCAGACATTTTCTAAAAGCGAAAGAAAATAACGGCGCGAAGCTGATCGTGGTCGATCCAAGATACACGAGAACTGCGGCTAAGGCTGATTATTTCGCTCAAATTCGCCCAGGCACGGACATACCTTTTATGTACGGTATGATGAATCTCATCTTTGAAAACGGCTGGGAAGATAAGAAATTTATAGAAGACCGCACGTACGGTATCGACGAGATCCGCAAAGAGGCCGCAAAATGGACGCCTGAAGTGGTCGAGGATGTCACTGGCGTACCTGCTGCGACGCTAAAAGAGATAACCGAAGTTTTTGCTAAAAATCGACCGGGATCGGTCGTTTGGGCGATGGGTCTAACTCAGCACACCATAGGCAGCTCAAACACTCGTATCGCTCCGATCCTGCAACTAATACTAGGAAATATGGGCGTATCAGGCGGCGGCTGCAACATCTTGCGCGGTCACGATAACGTACAAGGCGCTAGCGATATGGCAAACGCCCCTGATAGCTTGCCTGGATACTACGCTAAAAACGAAGCTACGTGGAAATATTTCGCTAAAATGTGGAAAGTGGACTACGAGTGGTTGCAAGGAAATTTTGTAAAACCTGAATGGATGTTTAAACCGGGATTTACCCTAGCTCGCTGGTGGGCGGGCGTGCTTGACGGCAAAAACGGCAACGACACTATAGAAAACGCTGGCGATAGCCTAAAGGCGCTAATCGTCATCGGCAACGGTATCACCTCGACAGCTCAACAGGCAAAAGTACAAGAGGGCCTTGACGGGCTTGAGCTTTTGGTACTGCTTGATCCTTTCGTAAACGACGCCGGCGTTATAACAAATAAAAAAGACGACGTCTATCTACTACCTGCGGCGACGCAGTTTGAAACTAGCGGTACTGTCGTAGCAACAAACCGCAGCGGCCAGTGGAGAAGCCAAGTCGTAGAGCCTCTGTTTGAGAGTATGCCCGATCACGAAATTTTATTTGAGCTTGCCAAAAGGCTAGGCTACTATGACGAGCTAACTCGCACGATCAGAGACTCCGAGGGCAAGATCGAGTGGCCTGAAGCAGCCACTCGCGAGATCGCTAGTATCGTAAAAAGCATCGGCCTAACCGGCTGGACGCCGGAGCGTCTAAAACGCCATCAGGCTAACTGGGATAAATTTGACGAAAAAACGCTAATGGGCAAAGAGGGTACCGAGGTAGCCGGCGAATACTACGGCTTGCCGTGGCCTTGCTGGACGGAAAAGCACCCTGGTAGTCCAAATTTATACGATATAAATAAACCGGTAATGCAAGGTGGCATGGGCTTTAGAAACCGCTTCGGCCTAGAGCATAACGGCGTAAATCAGCTAGCTGGCGACGGTAGCGCGCCTGTAGGCGGCGCTCAAAGCGGCGGATATCCGGAGATCAAAAAAGATAATATCGAAAAGGTACTAGGCATAACGCTAACTGATGAAGAGCGCGAAAAAATGGGAGCGACGTGGGCAACCGACGCTAGCGGTATAATCGCTGAAAAATGCATGGAAAAGGGCATCGCTCCGTACGGCAACGCAAGAGCTAGAGCGATAGTTTGGACATTCGTCGATCAGATACCGCAGCACAGAGAGCCGCTACATACGCCTCGCCAAGACCTTGCGCAGAAGTATCCGAGCTTTGAGGATAAGCCGAATCACTACCGCGTATTTACGAAATACAAGAGCTTGCAGCTAAGTAAGGACTTCTCAAAAGAGTTCCCGATAAATTTAACCACGGGACGCCTTGTAAACTTTAGCGGTGCTGGCATGGAAACGCGCGCTAGTATGTATCTATCTCGCATCACGCCTGAGATGTTTGCAGATATCCATCCTGAGCTTGCGGCTAAACACGGCATTAAAAACTGGGATTTCGTATGGATTCATTCGCCTGAAGGCACGAAAATCAAAGTACGAGCTAGAGTCGTACCGTCGGTTAAACCAGATACTATATTCTTGCCGTTTCACTGGGCTGGATACATGCAGGGCGTCGATATGACGGGTAATTTCCCTGACGGCACCAAGCCTTATGCGGTAGGCGAGAGCGCAAATACCGTCGCTAACTACGGCTACGATATAGTCACTCAAATCCCAGAAACAAAAAGCGGTCTATGCCGCATAGAAAAGGCGTAA
- the fdh3B gene encoding formate dehydrogenase FDH3 subunit beta codes for MSEFNDNNRLKFYCDDDRCIDCNGCAVACDEAHELPLGIRRRRVITLNEGVPGKEISTSIACMHCEDAPCSLVCPVDCFYIRADGVVLHDKDICIGCGYCLYACPFGAPQFPREGVFGAKGSMDKCTMCAGGPLPTNSEAEREEYGQDRISEGKVPVCAAMCSTKALLVGESAMIEKIYGDRVKARGYGFKDLKQTPTWKLAYYAGDRLKYSF; via the coding sequence ATGAGCGAATTTAATGACAACAATAGACTTAAATTTTACTGCGACGACGATAGATGCATCGACTGTAACGGCTGCGCGGTGGCTTGCGACGAGGCTCACGAGCTGCCTCTTGGCATCCGCCGCCGCCGCGTCATCACGCTAAACGAGGGCGTGCCAGGTAAAGAGATCTCGACCTCGATAGCTTGCATGCACTGCGAGGATGCTCCATGCTCGCTCGTTTGCCCGGTCGATTGCTTTTATATCAGAGCCGACGGCGTCGTACTACACGACAAAGATATCTGTATCGGCTGCGGATACTGCCTATACGCGTGTCCGTTCGGCGCGCCTCAGTTCCCGCGCGAGGGGGTATTTGGCGCGAAAGGCTCGATGGATAAGTGCACGATGTGCGCAGGCGGTCCGCTACCGACAAATAGCGAAGCCGAGCGCGAAGAGTACGGCCAGGATAGAATTTCCGAAGGCAAAGTGCCGGTTTGTGCCGCAATGTGCTCGACAAAGGCGCTGCTAGTAGGCGAATCTGCAATGATAGAAAAAATCTACGGCGACAGAGTCAAGGCTCGCGGCTACGGCTTTAAAGACCTAAAACAAACTCCGACCTGGAAGCTTGCTTATTACGCGGGCGACAGGCTAAAATACAGCTTCTAA
- a CDS encoding molybdopterin oxidoreductase family protein, protein MEEIVKTTCPYCGTGCGIDLIVRNGRIVDAKPSKDHHVNDGELCLKGMFGWEFVNSPKRLSRPMMRKLNGVYDKRGELEEVSFEEVYDFLADKFKSTVAKYGPNSIMGFSSARSNNEDNYVFQKFFRAQGSNNVDHCARLUHAPTVAGLASTLGNGTMTNDLVEFATDTDVFLLIGTNTSECHPIIAMQMQRGLQRGAKMIVVDPKRTDMAKKADIFLQIPIGANIKTLNTMMHVIIAENLQDSEFIEKYSEGFEYLKEAVKDFTPERFERETGVKKELIIEAARMYAKAGAAAICYTMGITQFSDGTSNVFSLSNLAVLTGNLGKKGAGVNPLRGQNNVQGACDMGALPNVIPAGAVNSPYAQEQARKVWHFELNPVPGFKLTQAPDKMDSGELKVLYVYGENPVMSDPWTEHFVHAVHHLDCFIVQDLFFTESAHKADVVLPAAGWGEKDGTFINTSRRVQRTRKASEPVSGVEPDWKVVCNIANRMGLEGFDFAGPEQIWNELRELMPKFFGGISYYRLGKLGGISWPCPDEEHPGTPVLYADHKSMLPGGKFRFAPVLYLDDKNERAKAEAEFRAKMNIPEGYPVGSGALSEVPDEVYPCLFTTGRKVYHYHTGTMTRECPALEYGAGVEGALIEVSPDIARERELEEGCYALVQNKRGQIAAKLRVNPDLKEGTIFTTFHYSEADGNELANAGDPDPLSGITPLKMTIANIRRLSEEEFIKFREQNEMSMHSANPYLSPVRA, encoded by the coding sequence TACGACAAGCGCGGCGAGCTTGAAGAAGTGAGTTTTGAGGAGGTTTATGATTTCCTCGCGGATAAATTTAAATCCACCGTCGCAAAATACGGCCCAAACTCGATCATGGGCTTTAGCTCTGCGCGCTCAAATAACGAAGACAACTACGTTTTCCAGAAATTTTTCCGCGCTCAGGGCAGCAACAACGTCGATCACTGCGCCCGTCTTTGACACGCTCCTACAGTGGCAGGTCTTGCCAGCACGTTAGGAAACGGAACGATGACTAATGATTTGGTCGAATTTGCGACCGACACGGACGTATTTTTACTCATCGGTACAAACACGAGCGAGTGCCACCCGATCATCGCTATGCAGATGCAGCGCGGCCTTCAGCGCGGCGCGAAGATGATCGTCGTAGATCCAAAGCGCACCGATATGGCCAAAAAAGCCGATATTTTCTTGCAAATCCCGATCGGAGCGAATATTAAAACGCTAAATACGATGATGCATGTCATAATCGCCGAAAATTTACAAGATAGCGAATTTATAGAAAAATACTCCGAGGGCTTCGAGTATCTAAAAGAGGCGGTTAAGGACTTTACGCCTGAGCGTTTCGAGCGCGAAACGGGCGTAAAAAAAGAGCTCATCATAGAGGCAGCTAGAATGTATGCTAAAGCAGGCGCGGCGGCGATTTGCTACACGATGGGTATCACGCAGTTTAGTGACGGCACGTCAAACGTATTTTCGCTATCAAATTTAGCCGTTTTAACGGGAAATTTGGGCAAAAAAGGTGCTGGCGTAAATCCTCTGCGCGGTCAAAACAACGTCCAAGGCGCATGCGATATGGGCGCGCTGCCTAACGTCATCCCGGCCGGCGCGGTAAACAGCCCTTACGCACAGGAGCAAGCGCGCAAAGTATGGCACTTTGAGCTAAATCCGGTTCCGGGCTTTAAGCTAACGCAAGCACCCGATAAAATGGATAGCGGCGAGCTAAAAGTCCTCTACGTCTACGGCGAAAATCCCGTAATGAGCGATCCTTGGACCGAGCACTTCGTCCACGCCGTGCACCATCTAGACTGCTTTATCGTGCAGGATCTTTTCTTTACCGAGAGCGCGCATAAGGCCGATGTGGTGCTACCTGCCGCGGGCTGGGGCGAAAAGGACGGAACCTTTATCAACACCTCTCGCCGCGTCCAACGCACTCGCAAGGCTAGCGAACCCGTTAGCGGCGTGGAGCCTGATTGGAAGGTCGTTTGCAACATCGCAAACCGCATGGGGCTAGAGGGATTTGACTTTGCGGGCCCTGAGCAAATTTGGAACGAGTTAAGGGAGCTTATGCCTAAATTTTTCGGCGGCATAAGCTACTATAGACTAGGCAAACTAGGCGGTATCAGCTGGCCGTGCCCAGACGAGGAGCACCCGGGTACGCCGGTGCTTTACGCAGATCACAAGTCCATGCTGCCTGGCGGTAAATTCCGCTTCGCGCCGGTGCTTTACTTAGACGACAAAAACGAACGCGCAAAAGCAGAAGCCGAATTTAGAGCCAAGATGAATATCCCGGAGGGCTACCCAGTCGGTAGCGGCGCGCTTAGCGAGGTGCCAGACGAGGTCTATCCGTGCCTATTTACGACCGGACGCAAGGTCTATCACTACCACACGGGCACGATGACTAGAGAGTGCCCTGCCCTAGAGTATGGCGCGGGCGTAGAGGGCGCACTCATAGAGGTGAGCCCGGATATCGCTCGCGAGAGGGAGCTAGAGGAAGGCTGCTACGCACTCGTACAAAACAAACGCGGCCAGATCGCGGCAAAACTGCGCGTCAATCCGGACCTAAAAGAAGGTACGATATTTACGACCTTCCACTATAGCGAGGCCGACGGTAACGAGCTAGCCAACGCGGGCGATCCCGATCCGCTCTCAGGCATCACGCCGCTAAAGATGACGATAGCAAATATCAGGCGTCTAAGCGAAGAGGAGTTTATCAAATTTAGAGAGCAAAACGAAATGTCGATGCACTCGGCAAATCCGTATTTGTCGCCTGTTAGAGCGTAA